In Leisingera sp. NJS204, the following are encoded in one genomic region:
- a CDS encoding PAS-domain containing protein, giving the protein MQDFASIEWFVLAALCAATAAAAVWWLSPDPRRNGMEHDLLAGDGRTDAVFLFDENSLIGWSSGARKFIGDQAENFDWGMLRDQLARSYPGLPQSPGFLKDVGPLVLSGTASAESREAHCEWIDGVTRVQLRRSTLEEQNKSLDQELTTLRAAVHQAPYPVWLQSEEGNVTWSNLAYDDLSQKIRGRNADFAEPLFTDLHDPMNSGKPERIYIPLPESNKKLWYNVSTTETEAGWLCHAVDVNAVVDAEVAQRNFVQTLAKTFAQLSIGLAIFDRNRQLVLFNPVLIDLTALPANFLSSRPNLLTFFDRLRDQRMMPEPKSYSSWRHQMADLLEAAAEGRYQETWSLPSGSVYKVSGRPHPDGAIAFLFEDITAEVTLTRQFRSELEMGQSIMDQMDEAITVFASDGSMTFSNSAYGSLWSMDPEASFAKVSIMDASRIWQDTCAPTPVWGEIRDFVAGGDGREAWWSHVQLRDGTRMVCKVSAIQNGATMVSFRAPETVALPAGQQRFPAISKG; this is encoded by the coding sequence ATGCAGGACTTCGCTTCGATCGAATGGTTTGTACTGGCAGCGCTTTGTGCTGCAACCGCGGCGGCGGCGGTCTGGTGGCTGTCACCTGATCCGCGCCGCAATGGCATGGAACATGATCTGCTGGCCGGCGACGGCCGCACTGATGCGGTGTTCCTGTTTGACGAAAACAGCCTGATCGGCTGGTCTTCGGGCGCGCGAAAATTCATTGGCGACCAGGCGGAGAACTTTGACTGGGGCATGCTGCGCGACCAACTGGCCCGCAGCTACCCGGGCCTGCCGCAGTCACCGGGTTTCCTCAAGGATGTCGGCCCGCTCGTGCTTTCCGGCACCGCCTCCGCCGAAAGCCGCGAGGCGCATTGCGAATGGATCGACGGGGTCACCCGCGTGCAGCTGCGCCGCAGCACCTTGGAAGAACAGAACAAATCCCTGGATCAGGAACTGACCACCCTGCGCGCTGCCGTGCATCAGGCGCCCTACCCGGTCTGGCTGCAGTCGGAGGAGGGCAACGTTACTTGGTCCAACCTCGCTTATGACGACCTCAGCCAGAAGATCCGCGGCCGCAATGCCGACTTTGCCGAGCCGCTGTTCACCGATCTGCACGACCCGATGAACAGCGGCAAGCCGGAGCGGATCTACATCCCGCTGCCGGAAAGCAACAAAAAACTGTGGTATAACGTTTCCACCACAGAAACCGAAGCCGGCTGGCTGTGTCACGCGGTGGATGTGAATGCCGTGGTCGACGCCGAGGTTGCCCAGCGCAATTTCGTGCAGACTCTGGCCAAGACGTTTGCCCAGCTGTCGATCGGCCTTGCGATTTTTGACCGCAACCGCCAGCTGGTGCTGTTCAACCCGGTGCTGATCGACCTCACTGCCCTGCCCGCCAATTTCCTCAGCTCGCGGCCCAATCTTCTGACCTTCTTCGACCGCCTGCGCGACCAGCGGATGATGCCGGAACCCAAAAGCTATTCCAGCTGGCGCCACCAGATGGCCGACCTCTTGGAGGCCGCCGCTGAAGGCCGCTATCAGGAAACCTGGTCGCTGCCTTCGGGATCCGTTTACAAGGTTTCGGGCCGGCCGCACCCGGACGGCGCCATTGCCTTCCTGTTCGAAGACATCACCGCCGAGGTCACACTCACCCGCCAGTTCCGCTCAGAGCTTGAGATGGGCCAGTCAATCATGGACCAGATGGATGAGGCGATTACGGTCTTTGCCAGCGATGGCAGCATGACCTTCTCTAACAGTGCCTATGGCAGCCTCTGGTCAATGGACCCTGAGGCCAGCTTTGCCAAAGTCTCGATCATGGATGCCAGCCGGATCTGGCAGGACACCTGTGCGCCGACCCCTGTCTGGGGTGAGATCCGCGATTTTGTTGCCGGCGGAGACGGCCGCGAAGCCTGGTGGTCCCATGTCCAATTGCGTGATGGCACGCGCATGGTCTGCAAAGTCTCCGCAATTCAGAACGGTGCTACAATGGTCAGCTTCCGGGCACCGGAAACTGTGGCCTTGCCGGCAGGCCAGCAGCGCTTCCCCGCTATCAGCAAGGGCTAG
- the tsaE gene encoding tRNA (adenosine(37)-N6)-threonylcarbamoyltransferase complex ATPase subunit type 1 TsaE yields MTTETASCTLNSPDDTARLAAQIAGALRPGDCLLLEGVIGAGKTHFARHLIQSLMDVPEDVPSPTFTLVQTYDVPAGELWHTDLYRLSSLDELEELGLIEAFDSAICLVEWPDRLAELTPAHAIRLKLALDPEHEDRRRLTLSWSDMKWRPMMERICA; encoded by the coding sequence ATGACAACAGAAACTGCGTCCTGCACGCTGAACTCACCGGACGATACGGCCCGATTGGCCGCACAGATCGCCGGGGCCCTGCGCCCCGGCGATTGCCTGTTGCTGGAGGGGGTGATCGGCGCCGGTAAAACCCATTTCGCCCGCCATTTGATCCAATCGCTTATGGATGTGCCGGAGGACGTCCCTTCACCTACTTTTACTCTGGTGCAAACCTATGACGTGCCCGCCGGTGAGCTGTGGCACACCGACCTTTACCGGCTGTCGTCTCTGGATGAGCTGGAAGAACTGGGTCTGATCGAAGCGTTCGACAGCGCCATCTGCCTGGTCGAATGGCCCGACCGGCTGGCCGAACTGACCCCCGCCCACGCCATTCGCCTGAAACTGGCGCTGGATCCGGAACATGAAGACCGCCGCCGTCTGACGCTTAGCTGGAGCGACATGAAATGGCGGCCCATGATGGAGCGCATCTGCGCATGA
- the addB gene encoding double-strand break repair protein AddB, whose protein sequence is MMFEPSAKPRVFALPCGVDFPYALTDGLRIRSQDQPPEALAKVELIINTSRMARRVRTLFDNGPALLLPRMLLLTDLAKRATLDGLPPALPPLRRRLELSQLIAKLLDAQPDLASRASLYDLSDSLAALIDEMQGEGVSTDAIRDLDVADMSGHWARAQAFIGIADEFTGLHEGAMDAQARQRQVVLNLIGQWQEDPPPHPVILAGSTGSRGTTLMLMQAIARLPQGAVVLPGFDFDQPDHVWDRLDDPMISEDHPQYRFHKLLKDLELSPGDVQRWTDAPPVSCERNQLVSLALRPAPVTDAWMSEGPNLSGLKPATENVTLIEAPTPRAEALAIALRLRQAAEDGQTAALITPDRMLTRQVSAALDRWDILPDDSAGQPLQLSPPGRFLRHVAGLFCKPLACDSLLTLLKHPLTHDGADRGNHLRQTRELELSLRRNGPPFPDAAAFAGFEKGRNLTPGWTSWLSVCFADQQIAGTLPLTDWVRRLREQAEHIAAGSRSDGGSTLWDKKAGQAARSCIENLEAEAPYGGDMSARDFADLLGALLSQGEVRDRDAPYGSIMIWGTLEARVQGADLVILGGLNEGSWPEAASPDPWLNRQLRNQARLLLPERRIGLSAHDFQQAIAAPEVWLTRAERSEEADTVPSRWLNRLTNLLSGLPDQGGRDALEAMRTKGRQWLGRAETLEQPTPIPQVPRPSPRPPVTARPRRLTITEIPRLIRDPYAIYAKHVLRLKPLNPLVQEPDALLRGIVVHEVFEQFIKEAQTDPSLLTAGHLIDKTRQLLESHVPWPVARILWHSRIRKIAGDFVLAERERQARAKPVAFEATGSTRLDPLDFTIACRADRIDMDDRGFLHLYDYKTGAPPSESQQKKFEKQLLIEAAMAEQGAFDGLGPAEVARALFIGLGSSMKEVRAPLEEEPPAKVWDELHTLIGAYFEPEQGYSSRRMVYRDDITGDYDHLARYGEWDRSATPQPENLS, encoded by the coding sequence ATGATGTTTGAACCTTCCGCAAAACCGCGCGTCTTCGCCCTGCCCTGCGGTGTCGACTTCCCGTATGCACTGACCGACGGGCTGCGCATCCGCAGCCAGGACCAGCCGCCCGAGGCATTGGCGAAGGTTGAGCTGATCATCAACACCTCCCGTATGGCGCGGCGTGTCCGCACCTTGTTCGACAATGGCCCCGCCCTGCTGCTGCCGCGCATGCTGCTGCTGACTGATCTGGCAAAACGCGCCACACTGGACGGGCTGCCGCCCGCTTTGCCACCGCTGCGGCGGCGGCTGGAACTGTCTCAATTGATCGCAAAACTATTGGATGCGCAGCCCGACCTGGCCTCTAGGGCATCGCTCTATGACTTGTCCGACAGTCTTGCCGCGCTGATCGACGAGATGCAGGGCGAAGGCGTCAGTACCGACGCAATCCGCGATCTGGATGTTGCGGACATGTCCGGTCACTGGGCGCGGGCGCAGGCTTTTATCGGAATCGCCGATGAGTTCACTGGCCTGCATGAAGGTGCGATGGATGCCCAGGCGCGGCAGCGGCAGGTGGTGCTGAACCTGATCGGGCAATGGCAGGAGGACCCGCCGCCGCATCCAGTGATCCTGGCCGGCTCCACCGGCTCGCGCGGGACGACACTGATGCTGATGCAGGCCATCGCCCGGCTGCCGCAAGGCGCGGTGGTGCTTCCCGGCTTTGACTTTGACCAGCCGGATCATGTTTGGGACAGGCTGGATGATCCGATGATCTCGGAGGATCATCCACAGTACCGGTTCCACAAATTATTGAAAGACTTGGAACTTTCACCTGGCGACGTGCAGCGCTGGACTGATGCACCGCCAGTCTCTTGTGAACGCAACCAGCTGGTTTCTCTTGCCTTGCGTCCAGCCCCGGTGACCGATGCCTGGATGAGCGAAGGACCAAATCTGTCTGGTCTGAAACCGGCCACAGAAAACGTTACCCTGATCGAGGCCCCCACCCCCCGCGCCGAAGCGCTCGCCATTGCTCTTCGACTGCGCCAAGCGGCGGAAGACGGGCAAACCGCCGCGCTTATTACTCCGGACCGGATGCTGACCCGCCAGGTCTCGGCAGCGCTGGACCGCTGGGATATCCTTCCTGACGATTCTGCCGGCCAGCCCCTGCAGCTGTCGCCGCCGGGCCGTTTCCTGCGCCATGTGGCAGGTCTGTTCTGCAAACCGCTGGCATGCGACAGCCTGCTGACACTGCTGAAACACCCGCTGACCCACGATGGCGCGGACCGTGGCAATCACCTGCGCCAAACCCGCGAGCTTGAACTGTCCCTGCGCCGAAACGGTCCGCCCTTCCCCGATGCCGCAGCCTTTGCCGGATTTGAAAAGGGACGCAATCTGACCCCAGGCTGGACGTCCTGGCTCAGCGTCTGTTTCGCAGATCAGCAGATCGCAGGCACCCTTCCCTTGACTGATTGGGTCCGGCGGCTGCGTGAGCAAGCTGAACATATCGCTGCCGGCAGCCGATCAGACGGCGGCAGTACGTTGTGGGACAAGAAGGCTGGTCAGGCCGCGCGCTCTTGCATTGAAAACCTGGAAGCCGAAGCCCCCTATGGCGGCGACATGTCCGCCCGCGATTTTGCCGATCTGCTGGGTGCGCTGCTGAGCCAGGGCGAGGTGCGCGACCGCGATGCGCCCTATGGTTCAATCATGATCTGGGGCACGCTGGAGGCCCGGGTACAGGGCGCTGATCTGGTGATCCTTGGCGGCCTTAACGAGGGCAGCTGGCCAGAGGCTGCCAGCCCCGATCCCTGGCTGAACCGGCAACTGCGCAACCAGGCCCGCCTCTTGCTGCCCGAACGCCGCATCGGCCTGTCAGCGCATGATTTTCAACAGGCCATCGCTGCACCCGAAGTCTGGCTGACGCGCGCCGAACGCTCGGAAGAAGCAGACACCGTGCCCTCGCGCTGGCTGAACCGGCTGACCAACCTCTTGTCCGGACTGCCGGATCAGGGCGGCCGGGATGCGCTGGAAGCTATGCGGACGAAAGGCCGCCAGTGGCTCGGCCGGGCAGAGACTCTGGAGCAGCCGACACCGATCCCGCAAGTGCCGCGCCCCTCGCCGAGGCCACCGGTTACCGCCCGCCCGCGCCGGCTCACAATCACGGAAATCCCCCGCTTGATCCGCGACCCTTATGCGATTTATGCCAAGCACGTACTGCGGCTGAAGCCTCTGAATCCTCTGGTGCAAGAGCCGGACGCCTTGCTGCGCGGTATTGTGGTGCATGAGGTGTTTGAGCAGTTCATCAAGGAAGCCCAAACGGATCCTTCCCTGCTGACTGCCGGTCACCTGATCGACAAAACCCGCCAGCTGCTGGAAAGCCACGTCCCCTGGCCGGTTGCGCGCATTCTGTGGCACAGCCGCATCCGCAAGATCGCCGGAGACTTTGTGCTGGCGGAGCGGGAACGCCAGGCCCGTGCCAAACCGGTCGCCTTTGAGGCCACAGGCAGCACCCGGCTGGACCCTCTGGATTTTACCATCGCCTGCCGCGCCGACCGGATCGACATGGACGACCGCGGGTTTCTGCATCTTTATGATTACAAAACTGGCGCGCCGCCCTCGGAATCGCAGCAAAAGAAGTTCGAAAAGCAACTGCTGATCGAAGCCGCCATGGCCGAGCAAGGCGCCTTTGACGGGCTTGGCCCGGCAGAAGTGGCCCGCGCCCTGTTCATCGGGCTTGGATCCAGCATGAAAGAAGTGCGTGCGCCGCTGGAAGAAGAACCGCCGGCCAAGGTGTGGGACGAGCTGCACACTCTGATCGGGGCCTATTTCGAGCCTGAACAAGGCTATTCGAGCCGCCGCATGGTGTATCGCGACGATATTACCGGCGACTATGACCACCTGGCGCGTTACGGCGAATGGGATCGCAGCGCCACGCCGCAGCCGGAGAATTTGTCATGA
- a CDS encoding nucleotidyltransferase family protein, which translates to MQRVPDAVMLFAAGFGTRMRELTRDKPKPMIEVSGRPLIAHALELAQAIRPARIAANLHYKPEPLRTFLEPHSVRISLESPEILDTGGGLRQALPLLGDGPVFTMNTDAIWKGPNPLSLALQAWDPDRMDALLVCVPLERAAGRTGGGDFSADADGRISRGGKLVYGGVQILKTGGLDQVKEQAFSLNLLWNQMAAQGRLFALEYPGRWCDVGHPEGITLAEDLVAADDV; encoded by the coding sequence ATGCAGCGCGTCCCTGATGCCGTCATGCTGTTTGCCGCTGGATTTGGAACCCGGATGCGGGAGCTGACCCGCGACAAGCCGAAACCGATGATCGAAGTCTCAGGACGGCCACTGATCGCCCATGCGCTGGAGCTCGCCCAAGCCATCCGGCCAGCCCGGATAGCAGCAAACCTGCATTACAAGCCTGAGCCGTTAAGGACCTTTTTAGAGCCTCATAGTGTACGCATCAGTCTCGAATCCCCCGAGATTCTCGACACTGGCGGCGGTCTGCGCCAGGCTTTGCCGCTGTTGGGAGACGGGCCGGTTTTCACCATGAATACCGACGCCATATGGAAGGGCCCGAACCCATTGAGTTTGGCCCTGCAGGCATGGGACCCGGACCGCATGGACGCACTGCTGGTCTGTGTGCCGCTGGAACGTGCAGCGGGCCGCACCGGTGGCGGGGATTTCTCGGCGGATGCCGACGGCCGCATCAGCCGTGGCGGAAAGTTAGTCTATGGCGGGGTTCAGATCCTGAAGACCGGCGGCTTGGATCAGGTAAAGGAACAAGCGTTTTCACTGAATCTCCTTTGGAACCAGATGGCCGCTCAAGGCCGGTTGTTTGCTCTGGAATATCCTGGCCGCTGGTGCGATGTGGGCCATCCAGAGGGGATCACACTGGCCGAGGATCTGGTAGCCGCAGATGATGTTTGA
- the addA gene encoding double-strand break repair helicase AddA, with amino-acid sequence MTIRDAASEAQFRAARPDASTWLAANAGSGKTKVLTDRVARLLLKGVQPQHILCLTYTKAAASEMQNRLFKRLGEWAMLRDPALIAALTELGEVNTGAGDLAQARTLFARAIETPGGLKIQTIHSFCASLLRRFPLEAGVSPQFSEMDDRSGQLLRAEIMEDFAQGSEAPLVGSLARHVSDSDFETLTSSICQRRADFGQPLGWEGLLELFELPEGFDEAALEALVYLGGEEELLQRTRQMLGQGGATDQKAAAKLTGITKPALADLSTLESIFLTGASAKEPFTAKIDKFPTKKLRESHLSLMDQLEPLMLRVEDARTKRLALAAARKSHDLHRFAAAFLPEYEHRKQLRGWLDFDDLILKARQLLNDPGVAAWVLYRLDGGIDHILVDEAQDTSPVQWDVIEKLAQEFTAGVGARSDVERTIFVVGDKKQSIYSFQGADPDAFDRMQQEFGHRLAETGAGLQDASLDFSFRSSAAILKLVDLVFRDSPRAGFRKDALHRAFKSDLPGRVDLWPAVGKVEDDEDPDWTSPVDRPSSRHHTVILAERIAQSIKQMIGTGVTIPEDGAERGTFQRRPVQAGDFLILVQRRSDLFSEIIRACKKAELPIAGADRLKVGAELAVKDIAALLRFLALPEDSLSLAEALKSPLFGWNEQALFDLAHRREAMYLWPALRERAGAFPETMAVLDDLRANADFLRPYDLIERILTRHSGRQKLLGRLGPEAEDGINALLSQALAYERTDVPSLTGFLVWMQTDDLEIKRQMGAAGNMIRVMSVHGSKGLEAPIVILPDTAKRQAPRDAEIMLANGTPVWKLPKDQMPATMLAAREAAQDKLQNERLRLLYVALTRAEKWLIVAAAGDTGEQNDSWYRMSERALRDGGAVEFETEGGTGLRLQHGDWDGLPLIETPAQDVEKHILPEVFTRLARPYAAPDPALSPSDLGGAKALPGDQGLDEEAAKARGSRLHLLLEHLPGRSEGDWPELAKNLLQDAEDSGELLAEASAVLTNADLIHIFKPDTLAEVPITADLHGSRLHGVIDRLIVTPEKVLAVDFKSNATVPETPERCPEGLLRQMGAYAHALAQVYPDHAIETALLWTCNATLMHLPHELVTGALLRRMEP; translated from the coding sequence ATGACCATCCGCGACGCCGCCTCCGAGGCGCAGTTCCGCGCCGCCCGTCCCGATGCCTCTACCTGGCTGGCGGCCAATGCAGGTTCTGGCAAGACCAAAGTTCTGACCGACCGGGTGGCGCGGCTCTTGCTGAAGGGCGTGCAGCCGCAGCACATCCTGTGTCTCACCTACACCAAGGCCGCCGCCAGCGAGATGCAGAACCGGCTGTTCAAACGGCTGGGCGAATGGGCGATGCTGAGGGATCCGGCGCTGATCGCCGCACTGACGGAGCTGGGCGAGGTCAACACCGGCGCCGGCGACCTGGCACAGGCCCGCACCCTGTTTGCCCGCGCGATTGAGACGCCAGGCGGGTTGAAAATCCAGACCATCCACTCCTTCTGCGCCTCGCTTCTGCGCCGTTTCCCGCTGGAGGCCGGCGTCAGCCCGCAATTTTCAGAGATGGACGACCGATCGGGCCAGCTGCTGCGTGCGGAAATCATGGAGGATTTTGCCCAAGGGTCCGAGGCACCTCTGGTGGGCTCACTGGCGCGCCATGTCAGCGACAGCGATTTCGAGACCCTGACATCCTCCATCTGTCAGCGCCGCGCCGATTTCGGCCAGCCGTTGGGTTGGGAAGGGCTGTTGGAGCTGTTTGAGCTGCCTGAAGGTTTTGACGAAGCCGCACTGGAGGCCTTGGTGTATTTAGGCGGCGAGGAAGAACTGCTGCAGCGCACCCGCCAGATGCTGGGGCAGGGCGGTGCGACCGATCAAAAGGCAGCTGCAAAGCTGACAGGCATAACCAAGCCGGCACTTGCCGACTTGAGCACGCTGGAAAGCATCTTCCTTACCGGCGCCAGCGCCAAAGAGCCGTTCACCGCCAAAATCGATAAATTCCCAACCAAAAAGCTACGCGAATCGCATCTTTCACTTATGGACCAGCTGGAACCGCTGATGCTGCGGGTCGAAGATGCCCGCACCAAACGCCTGGCCCTGGCTGCCGCACGTAAAAGCCATGATCTGCATCGCTTTGCCGCCGCCTTCCTGCCGGAGTATGAGCACCGCAAACAGCTGCGTGGCTGGCTCGACTTTGACGACCTGATCCTGAAGGCCCGGCAATTGCTGAACGATCCGGGCGTTGCAGCCTGGGTGCTGTACCGGCTGGATGGCGGCATCGACCACATTCTGGTGGACGAGGCACAGGATACCAGCCCGGTGCAATGGGACGTGATTGAGAAGCTGGCGCAGGAATTCACTGCCGGCGTTGGTGCGCGCTCGGATGTCGAACGCACGATCTTTGTGGTCGGCGACAAGAAACAGTCGATCTATTCCTTTCAGGGCGCCGATCCGGATGCCTTTGACCGGATGCAGCAGGAATTCGGGCACCGGCTGGCGGAAACCGGGGCAGGGCTGCAGGATGCATCGCTCGATTTCTCTTTCCGCTCTTCTGCTGCGATCCTGAAACTGGTGGATCTGGTGTTCCGGGACAGCCCGCGCGCAGGTTTTCGCAAGGACGCACTGCACCGGGCTTTCAAATCCGACCTGCCGGGCCGGGTGGATCTTTGGCCAGCGGTCGGGAAGGTCGAGGATGACGAGGATCCGGACTGGACCAGCCCCGTTGACCGGCCCAGCAGCCGCCATCACACAGTGATCCTGGCGGAACGCATCGCCCAGTCGATCAAACAGATGATCGGCACCGGCGTCACAATCCCTGAGGACGGTGCTGAACGCGGCACCTTCCAGCGCAGGCCGGTGCAGGCAGGTGATTTCCTGATCCTGGTGCAGCGCCGGTCTGATCTGTTCTCTGAGATCATCCGTGCCTGCAAGAAGGCCGAACTGCCCATTGCCGGCGCCGACCGGTTGAAAGTAGGTGCCGAACTGGCGGTGAAGGACATCGCAGCGCTGCTGCGGTTCCTGGCCCTGCCGGAGGACTCCTTATCATTGGCGGAAGCACTGAAGTCGCCGCTGTTCGGCTGGAATGAACAAGCGCTGTTCGACCTCGCCCACCGGCGTGAGGCAATGTACCTATGGCCGGCGCTGCGCGAGCGGGCAGGGGCGTTCCCCGAAACCATGGCCGTGCTGGACGACCTGCGCGCCAATGCTGATTTCCTGCGCCCCTATGATCTGATCGAACGCATCCTGACACGCCACAGCGGCCGCCAGAAACTGCTGGGCCGGCTGGGGCCGGAAGCCGAGGACGGCATCAACGCGCTGCTGTCGCAGGCACTGGCTTATGAGCGCACCGATGTGCCGAGTCTTACCGGGTTCCTGGTCTGGATGCAGACCGACGATCTCGAAATCAAACGCCAGATGGGTGCCGCCGGCAATATGATCCGGGTGATGTCAGTGCATGGCTCCAAAGGCCTGGAAGCGCCTATTGTGATCCTGCCGGATACAGCCAAACGCCAAGCGCCGCGCGATGCTGAAATCATGCTGGCAAATGGCACCCCGGTCTGGAAGCTGCCCAAAGACCAGATGCCAGCCACTATGCTGGCCGCCCGTGAAGCCGCGCAGGATAAACTTCAAAATGAACGGTTGCGCCTGTTGTATGTGGCTCTAACCCGGGCAGAAAAGTGGCTGATCGTCGCCGCAGCCGGCGACACCGGTGAGCAGAACGACAGTTGGTACCGTATGTCGGAACGTGCACTGCGGGACGGCGGAGCAGTGGAATTTGAAACCGAAGGCGGCACCGGGTTACGTTTGCAACACGGTGATTGGGACGGGCTGCCGCTCATAGAAACGCCTGCCCAGGACGTTGAGAAACACATCTTGCCGGAAGTCTTTACCCGGCTGGCCAGACCTTACGCAGCACCGGATCCGGCGCTCAGCCCTTCGGATTTGGGCGGAGCCAAGGCATTGCCGGGGGATCAGGGCTTGGACGAGGAGGCCGCCAAAGCCCGCGGCAGCAGGCTGCACCTGCTGTTGGAGCATCTGCCCGGCCGATCCGAAGGGGATTGGCCGGAGCTAGCAAAAAACCTTCTGCAAGATGCAGAAGACAGCGGCGAACTTCTGGCCGAAGCCTCAGCCGTTCTCACAAACGCTGATTTGATTCATATTTTCAAGCCGGACACTCTGGCCGAGGTGCCTATTACAGCAGATTTGCATGGTTCGCGCCTGCATGGGGTGATCGACAGACTGATCGTAACCCCGGAAAAAGTCCTGGCAGTGGATTTCAAATCCAACGCAACTGTACCCGAAACGCCTGAAAGATGCCCCGAAGGCCTGCTGCGGCAGATGGGCGCCTATGCCCATGCGCTTGCACAGGTTTATCCGGATCACGCCATTGAAACCGCGTTGCTTTGGACCTGCAATGCAACCCTGATGCATTTGCCGCACGAGCTTGTGACAGGCGCGCTTCTGCGGCGGATGGAACCTTGA
- a CDS encoding aminoglycoside phosphotransferase family protein gives MTDRNTLCERFLSATSYGGWQRGPLAGDASNRRYERLTADNGKTVVLMDAPPEKGEDVRPFIRIAEYLRAQGLSAPEILAQDVENGFLLLEDLGDDLFARVVLQKPALEMELYKAATDALVSLHHATTPDLEPYGPRMMAEMAGLALLKYRDGILGGHDPDLQSRFEDQFEDILRETVKGDPVLVQRDYHAENLLWLPDRNGVARVGLLDFQDARAGHCAYDLVSLLQDARRDVPAAIEMQMIDRYISATGVDESGFRTAYTVLGVQRNLRILGVFARLSLEYGKPHYVDLIPRVWDHFIRGLEHPALAPVADLLREGLPPPTPDNLDRLRP, from the coding sequence ATGACTGACCGCAACACCCTGTGCGAAAGATTTCTCTCAGCTACGTCTTATGGCGGCTGGCAACGCGGTCCGCTGGCCGGCGATGCCTCCAACCGGCGCTATGAACGGCTGACGGCCGACAATGGTAAGACCGTTGTGCTGATGGACGCGCCGCCGGAAAAGGGCGAAGATGTCCGCCCTTTCATCCGCATTGCCGAATACCTGCGGGCCCAGGGTCTCAGCGCCCCGGAGATCCTGGCACAGGACGTTGAGAATGGCTTTTTGCTGCTGGAAGACCTGGGTGATGACCTTTTCGCACGCGTCGTTCTTCAGAAACCGGCGCTGGAAATGGAACTCTATAAGGCGGCCACCGATGCGCTGGTTTCCTTGCATCACGCAACCACGCCGGATCTTGAACCATATGGCCCGCGAATGATGGCAGAAATGGCCGGTCTGGCGCTGCTGAAGTACCGCGACGGTATCCTCGGCGGCCATGATCCTGACTTGCAATCCAGGTTCGAGGATCAATTCGAAGACATCCTGCGTGAAACTGTCAAAGGCGATCCTGTTCTGGTTCAGCGTGACTACCACGCCGAAAACCTGCTGTGGCTGCCGGACCGCAACGGGGTGGCGCGTGTCGGTTTGCTGGACTTTCAGGACGCCCGCGCCGGCCACTGCGCATATGATCTGGTGTCGCTGCTGCAGGATGCCCGCCGCGACGTGCCGGCCGCCATCGAGATGCAGATGATTGATCGCTATATCTCTGCCACCGGAGTGGATGAGTCTGGTTTCCGCACCGCCTATACCGTTCTGGGCGTGCAGCGGAATCTTCGTATCCTCGGTGTCTTTGCCAGGCTCAGCCTGGAGTACGGCAAACCTCATTACGTGGACTTGATCCCGCGGGTGTGGGACCATTTCATTCGCGGGCTGGAGCATCCTGCGCTGGCTCCGGTTGCGGATCTGCTGCGTGAAGGCCTGCCGCCCCCAACCCCGGACAATCTGGATAGGCTGAGGCCCTGA